In the Chryseobacterium sp. MYb264 genome, one interval contains:
- a CDS encoding PepSY-associated TM helix domain-containing protein, with protein MKKQHHHKKKPSVFKKWTGKLHLWLGLGVGFLIFIISITGALYVFKDEIENVTRKDVIYHNEANIDQKQVLPIRILEKAVDEQVKEKYPIHWVNIPIDKKMSYLFYWYEHDPSGWNYFTEFPIYKAAYVNPYNGKVLRTYDEKNGFFQIVKMIHWSYLLRQSWGTYLTGIPVLIFVIMLISGIILWWPKNKAARKQRFSFKWQNVKSWKRKNYDLHNVLGFYSSIFALVFAITGLFYAFFVVQAAIYFVFSGGETAYPDFSAIKTKAPIELRTEGTLDKISNTVKAKYPDSYGFSIDLGHEHMDDHEHPNFEVYVKHLSYSYHKSSSLIFDENSGELLHTHDMKDKNFGEKTVGANYDIHVGSILGLPTKIIAFIVSLICASLPVTGFLIWWGRRKKKTPKTA; from the coding sequence ATGAAGAAACAGCATCATCATAAAAAGAAGCCCAGCGTATTCAAAAAATGGACAGGAAAACTGCATTTGTGGTTAGGCCTGGGTGTAGGATTTCTAATTTTCATCATCTCGATCACCGGAGCATTGTACGTTTTTAAAGACGAAATTGAAAACGTTACCCGAAAAGATGTCATTTACCATAACGAAGCTAATATCGATCAGAAGCAGGTTCTTCCGATTCGTATATTGGAAAAGGCGGTAGATGAGCAGGTGAAGGAAAAATATCCTATTCATTGGGTAAACATTCCGATTGATAAAAAGATGTCTTATCTTTTTTATTGGTACGAACACGATCCCAGCGGCTGGAATTACTTTACCGAGTTTCCTATTTATAAAGCAGCCTATGTAAACCCTTACAACGGAAAAGTACTAAGAACCTACGACGAAAAGAACGGTTTCTTTCAGATCGTAAAAATGATCCACTGGAGTTATTTGCTGAGACAATCGTGGGGAACTTATCTTACCGGAATTCCTGTACTTATCTTCGTGATTATGCTTATCTCAGGAATCATCCTTTGGTGGCCTAAAAATAAAGCAGCAAGAAAACAGCGTTTCTCATTCAAATGGCAAAATGTAAAAAGCTGGAAAAGAAAAAACTACGACCTTCATAATGTCTTAGGCTTCTACTCTTCCATTTTCGCTTTGGTTTTCGCAATTACAGGTCTGTTTTATGCATTTTTCGTGGTTCAGGCAGCGATTTATTTTGTGTTTTCAGGTGGAGAAACAGCATATCCTGATTTTTCAGCCATCAAAACTAAAGCACCGATCGAATTAAGAACCGAGGGTACTTTAGATAAAATCAGCAATACCGTAAAAGCAAAATATCCGGATTCTTACGGTTTCTCAATAGATTTAGGTCATGAGCATATGGACGATCATGAGCACCCGAACTTTGAAGTATATGTAAAACATTTGTCTTACTCTTATCATAAAAGCAGCAGTTTGATCTTTGATGAAAATTCCGGTGAATTGCTTCATACACACGACATGAAAGACAAAAATTTTGGTGAAAAAACAGTAGGGGCAAATTATGATATCCATGTCGGTTCTATTTTAGGGCTGCCTACTAAGATCATTGCCTTCATTGTAAGTTTGATATGTGCCTCATTACCAGTAACCGGATTCCTCATCTGGTGGGGTAGAAGAAAAAAGAAAACTCCAAAAACAGCATAA
- the msrA gene encoding peptide-methionine (S)-S-oxide reductase MsrA encodes MDKNNLEQITFGGGCFWCVESCFNMLKGVESAISGYSGGHKDNPTYQEVCTGETGHAEVVQITYDPTIISYEQLMDVFFFLHDPTQLNRQGNDIGTQYRSVIYYKDDAEKAKAEQAIKTSQESGRWAGTYVTELTKFEKFWAAEQYHQGYYNENPTQPYCSAVVGPKIQKFKKHFGELGMLNDL; translated from the coding sequence ATGGATAAAAATAACTTAGAGCAAATTACTTTCGGTGGCGGATGTTTCTGGTGTGTGGAAAGCTGCTTTAATATGCTGAAAGGGGTAGAATCTGCAATCTCAGGATATTCCGGCGGTCATAAAGACAACCCGACCTATCAGGAAGTTTGCACAGGAGAAACAGGGCACGCAGAAGTGGTTCAGATCACTTATGATCCTACAATTATCTCTTATGAGCAATTAATGGATGTTTTCTTCTTCCTTCACGATCCTACTCAATTAAACAGACAGGGAAATGATATCGGAACGCAATACCGTTCTGTGATTTATTATAAAGATGATGCTGAAAAAGCAAAAGCAGAACAAGCCATCAAAACATCTCAGGAGTCAGGAAGATGGGCAGGAACGTATGTGACAGAATTAACGAAATTTGAGAAATTCTGGGCTGCTGAACAATATCACCAGGGATATTATAATGAAAACCCGACTCAGCCGTATTGCAGCGCTGTAGTAGGACCGAAAATCCAGAAGTTTAAAAAACATTTCGGAGAATTGGGAATGTTGAATGATTTGTAG
- a CDS encoding TonB-dependent siderophore receptor yields the protein MKNVLICASLLGSMLTFAQEKKDTVNSKNIEEVIINRMVKKLDTESSNKMPVKFIENPQVYSSIDKGILENENIFTVDDAYRNVTGLQKMWNPTGRAGDGGSFFVLRGFPSQASTRNGVVAPVTSTIDAINVETLEFLKGPVGTLYGSTVASYGGLINRVTKKPQSHFFGAVSASAGSYNTYRTTADINAPITKDLLFRVNTAYTNEGNFTKTDAKNQYTTFAPSLTWNVSDKVQLNVDYELFDNRVTANPYFFYLSPKTLNGIDNMKDLEKAAGLNYKESYTGNDLYMTARNSNVFGNAKWKINDNITSNTYINNSDSYSDGYNPYFSVAYDAASSSYNVARADQSTNGSKKSWFQIQQNFNFNYDFSNGMKNKTVVGFDYMRTTERLKYKYLNGNFDTVAASGADYSGMNNAALSAMYADAGKFSTYDYLRDLNTYSGYISNLFTPIANLHIMAGLRYENNDFLGGMAGPNAEKAFNQSAFSPKAGIVYEIVKDKFSVFGNYQNSFKSNGYYTSDTAGNTTLSDAERGNQFEGGLKASLFNNRFNATVSYYNIKVKNQLLYTGEYAPNFVSVQKQAASTLSKGFELEVNAYLVKGFSLVGGLAYNDTVDEGTGLRPTTAGSFWNANFNLAYQFVDGKIKGLGFGFGGNYASDNNVTGDFILPKYFVLNANAFYDAKKFRIGVKVDNFTNEHYWTGYSTANPQKLANFLGTIAYKF from the coding sequence ATGAAAAATGTACTGATCTGTGCCTCTTTGTTGGGTTCTATGCTCACTTTTGCCCAGGAAAAAAAGGATACTGTTAATTCTAAAAATATAGAAGAAGTGATCATCAATAGAATGGTGAAAAAACTAGATACAGAATCTTCCAACAAAATGCCAGTGAAATTCATAGAAAATCCACAAGTTTATTCATCTATCGATAAAGGGATTTTAGAAAATGAAAACATTTTTACAGTGGATGATGCCTACAGAAACGTAACAGGTTTACAGAAAATGTGGAACCCTACAGGAAGAGCCGGAGATGGAGGTTCTTTCTTCGTTTTGAGAGGTTTTCCTTCGCAGGCTTCTACAAGAAATGGTGTAGTGGCTCCCGTTACCTCTACAATTGATGCCATAAATGTGGAGACATTAGAATTCCTAAAAGGTCCTGTGGGAACGCTTTACGGAAGTACAGTAGCATCTTATGGTGGTCTTATTAACAGAGTTACCAAAAAACCACAGTCCCACTTCTTTGGTGCAGTTTCAGCTTCTGCAGGAAGTTACAATACGTACAGAACAACGGCAGATATTAATGCTCCCATTACAAAAGACTTACTTTTCCGTGTAAATACGGCCTATACAAATGAAGGAAACTTCACAAAAACCGACGCGAAAAATCAATACACCACATTTGCACCGAGCTTGACTTGGAATGTTTCCGACAAAGTTCAGTTGAATGTTGATTATGAATTATTCGATAACCGAGTAACGGCAAACCCTTACTTCTTCTATCTTTCTCCTAAAACATTGAACGGAATTGATAATATGAAAGATTTGGAAAAAGCGGCAGGCTTGAATTATAAAGAATCTTACACCGGAAATGATTTGTACATGACGGCGAGAAACTCCAATGTTTTTGGAAACGCAAAATGGAAAATCAACGATAATATTACCTCAAATACTTATATTAATAATTCTGATTCTTATTCAGACGGTTACAATCCTTATTTTTCGGTTGCTTATGATGCTGCATCTTCTTCTTATAATGTTGCAAGAGCAGATCAATCCACCAATGGCAGCAAAAAATCTTGGTTCCAAATTCAACAAAACTTCAACTTTAATTATGATTTTTCCAACGGAATGAAAAACAAAACGGTTGTTGGTTTTGATTATATGAGAACTACAGAGCGATTGAAATACAAATATCTGAACGGTAATTTTGATACAGTAGCAGCTTCAGGTGCAGATTATTCAGGAATGAATAACGCGGCTTTGTCTGCAATGTATGCAGATGCAGGTAAATTTTCAACTTACGATTATTTAAGAGATTTGAATACCTATTCAGGATATATTTCCAACTTATTTACTCCGATTGCGAACTTGCACATTATGGCAGGACTTCGTTATGAAAACAACGATTTCTTGGGAGGAATGGCTGGACCAAATGCAGAGAAAGCATTCAACCAGTCTGCATTTTCTCCAAAAGCAGGTATTGTTTACGAAATTGTAAAAGATAAATTCTCAGTTTTCGGAAATTACCAAAACTCATTCAAATCAAACGGATATTACACTTCTGATACAGCCGGAAATACCACTTTATCAGATGCTGAAAGAGGCAATCAGTTTGAAGGAGGTTTAAAAGCAAGTTTATTCAACAACAGATTCAATGCAACGGTTTCTTACTATAATATTAAAGTGAAAAACCAATTGCTTTACACCGGAGAATATGCCCCAAATTTTGTTTCAGTTCAAAAACAGGCGGCTTCTACATTGAGTAAAGGTTTTGAATTGGAAGTTAATGCATACTTAGTAAAAGGTTTCTCTTTAGTCGGAGGTTTGGCTTACAACGATACCGTGGATGAAGGTACAGGTTTAAGACCAACAACAGCAGGTTCTTTCTGGAATGCAAATTTCAACCTGGCATATCAATTTGTTGACGGAAAAATAAAAGGTCTTGGTTTCGGATTTGGAGGAAATTATGCGAGTGATAATAATGTAACAGGAGATTTCATTTTACCAAAATATTTCGTTTTGAATGCCAATGCATTTTACGATGCAAAGAAGTTCAGAATCGGAGTTAAGGTTGATAATTTCACCAACGAGCATTATTGGACAGGATATTCTACAGCGAATCCGCAAAAACTGGCCAACTTCTTAGGAACAATCGCTTATAAATTCTAA
- a CDS encoding PepSY-associated TM helix domain-containing protein, which translates to MKKKHHHKKKPSLTKKWSAKLHLWFGLSVGLIVFIVSLTGTMYVFMDEIQGVLRKEAIWVKPETITQQPLAIEVLKEKISLEVNEKFPISTVEIPLDKNKSYEFVYLARDKKGWNYFQEIKIYKAVYVNQYTGEILGIYNEKYDLFPILKSIHWSLLLKADWGKYVVGIPVVLFIILLITGIVLWWPINKKVRKSRLTFDWKNVKTWKRKNYDLHNILGFYASFVALIMSLSGIYFAYPWVKNAFNVTLSGSLELPKDKEIKSPDSLLVKNASVYDWVALETKKQYPESSSFRIPLNGKNKKGKELKNIPVIVYEKEGRHSHRSQVSFDKYSGKLLSNKAHKNLNNAEKYALANYDIHTGSYFGLFGKIVWFLAGLICTSLPVTGFLVWWGKQKKGKKKI; encoded by the coding sequence ATGAAGAAAAAGCATCATCATAAGAAGAAGCCTTCACTGACAAAAAAATGGTCCGCCAAACTGCATTTGTGGTTTGGTTTATCCGTTGGTCTTATTGTGTTTATTGTGTCTTTAACGGGCACAATGTATGTTTTTATGGATGAAATACAGGGCGTTCTCCGAAAAGAGGCGATCTGGGTAAAACCTGAAACCATCACACAACAGCCATTAGCCATTGAAGTTTTAAAGGAAAAAATTTCTCTGGAAGTCAATGAAAAATTTCCTATTAGCACGGTAGAAATTCCTTTGGATAAAAACAAATCTTATGAATTTGTGTATCTCGCAAGAGACAAAAAAGGCTGGAATTACTTTCAGGAAATTAAGATTTACAAAGCAGTCTACGTTAATCAGTACACTGGGGAAATTTTAGGTATTTACAACGAAAAATACGACCTCTTCCCTATCTTGAAATCCATTCACTGGAGTTTGTTGTTAAAAGCAGACTGGGGAAAATATGTGGTCGGAATTCCGGTGGTTCTTTTTATTATTTTGCTGATTACAGGAATTGTTCTTTGGTGGCCCATCAATAAAAAAGTAAGAAAAAGCCGTCTTACCTTCGACTGGAAAAATGTAAAAACCTGGAAACGTAAAAACTACGATCTTCATAATATTCTCGGGTTTTATGCTTCATTTGTTGCTTTAATTATGAGCCTTTCCGGAATTTATTTCGCTTATCCCTGGGTAAAAAATGCTTTTAACGTTACTTTATCAGGTTCTCTGGAACTTCCAAAAGATAAGGAAATTAAATCTCCCGATTCTTTATTGGTGAAAAATGCTTCGGTTTATGATTGGGTAGCTTTAGAAACAAAAAAACAATATCCCGAATCATCAAGCTTCAGAATTCCGCTTAACGGAAAAAATAAAAAAGGGAAAGAATTAAAAAATATTCCTGTTATCGTTTACGAAAAAGAAGGAAGACACAGCCACAGAAGTCAGGTTTCCTTCGATAAATATTCAGGGAAACTATTATCAAATAAAGCTCATAAAAACTTAAATAACGCCGAAAAATACGCACTTGCCAACTATGACATTCACACAGGATCTTATTTTGGCTTATTCGGTAAAATTGTCTGGTTTTTAGCAGGATTAATCTGCACATCACTCCCTGTAACCGGATTTCTAGTCTGGTGGGGAAAACAAAAAAAAGGAAAGAAAAAAATATAA
- a CDS encoding TonB-dependent receptor gives MKKALLSVACLGTVTVFAQVKDTLQTKNVEEVILTASRKKENIKEIPSSVTIVNEKQIQSQLTVNSDITSILQYTVPSLATSSGQTSNTGQTLRGRQVLVLIDGIPQSTPLRNGARDLRVIDPSAIERVEVIKGASSIYGNGADGGIINYITRRNKSDKKISGITQVGITGQPYGGTLGVRASQLLSGSFAKKFDYVAAFAYERTGYMKDANGDNLSPTYSTAKMDNYNGMLKLGYNINDNQRIEASYIGYASKSDLNLGLVTGKYGVTPTIGEGIGKGLETTPQGTPRNHNYKLSYDNKNLWSGTALNINLYYQDFRTVYGYSNTFLNGGQSNIVSKKGGARINLDTQLWSASNSQAEVIYGLDVLNDKTAQKLEDGRFWTPEMSMTNIAPFALVKIDLFKKLTIKGGFRYENMKVNVSDFNTLPRIKNDGTFPESIFVKGGDLNFNSLVGNVGIRYNIEPLINIFGSFSQSFSINELGRTLRDATESTIDKIETKPIIVNNYELGVTGQITKWLNYEVTSYVSTSKLGYSYVQGVNNAFTVQRAPEIIYGVEGFLHFTPTKWINFGGSYSWMEGVTSPKDDGDYSAKINNSRISAPKVLAYVQVRPTQNLSVGLDMLHSFAQNRFEPNAKGLYVYGEGRVPEYTVFNLKSSYDVNQNWKVSLGIENVFNKNYQPAISWWGARDTDFINALGMRGTLMVEYKF, from the coding sequence ATGAAAAAGGCACTTTTATCAGTCGCTTGTCTGGGTACAGTTACTGTTTTTGCTCAGGTTAAAGATACTTTACAGACCAAAAATGTTGAAGAAGTAATCCTTACCGCTTCCCGAAAAAAGGAAAACATCAAGGAAATTCCAAGTTCTGTCACCATCGTTAATGAAAAGCAGATTCAGTCACAGTTAACGGTTAATTCAGACATCACAAGTATTCTTCAATATACGGTTCCCAGTTTGGCAACGAGCTCAGGGCAAACATCCAACACCGGGCAAACATTGAGAGGCCGACAGGTTTTAGTCCTTATCGATGGGATTCCACAATCTACGCCACTTAGAAATGGCGCCCGAGATTTAAGAGTAATAGATCCTTCCGCGATTGAAAGAGTTGAGGTCATCAAAGGAGCTTCTTCTATTTATGGAAACGGAGCCGACGGAGGAATTATCAATTATATTACAAGAAGAAACAAATCTGATAAAAAGATCTCCGGAATCACACAGGTTGGCATCACGGGACAGCCTTATGGCGGAACGTTGGGCGTAAGAGCCAGTCAGCTTTTGTCGGGAAGTTTTGCTAAAAAATTCGACTATGTAGCTGCATTCGCTTATGAAAGAACCGGCTATATGAAAGATGCCAATGGTGATAATCTAAGCCCGACTTACAGCACCGCAAAAATGGATAACTATAACGGAATGTTAAAGTTAGGCTATAATATTAATGATAATCAGAGAATTGAGGCGTCTTACATTGGGTATGCTTCAAAATCTGACCTGAATTTAGGATTAGTAACGGGTAAATACGGTGTTACCCCAACAATTGGTGAAGGTATAGGAAAAGGATTGGAAACAACGCCGCAGGGAACTCCGAGAAATCACAATTATAAATTAAGCTATGACAATAAAAATCTTTGGAGCGGAACAGCTTTAAACATCAATCTTTATTACCAAGATTTCAGAACGGTATATGGCTACAGCAATACGTTCCTGAATGGCGGCCAGTCTAATATCGTTTCAAAGAAAGGAGGAGCAAGGATTAATTTAGACACTCAGTTGTGGAGTGCTTCTAATTCTCAGGCGGAAGTTATTTACGGTTTAGATGTTCTGAATGACAAAACGGCTCAAAAGCTGGAAGACGGACGTTTCTGGACTCCCGAAATGAGCATGACCAACATCGCTCCTTTTGCTTTGGTGAAAATAGATCTGTTTAAAAAATTAACCATCAAAGGAGGTTTCCGTTATGAAAACATGAAGGTGAATGTAAGTGATTTCAACACGCTTCCAAGAATTAAAAATGACGGAACTTTCCCCGAAAGTATTTTTGTAAAAGGAGGAGACCTGAATTTCAACAGTTTGGTCGGCAATGTCGGAATCCGATATAATATAGAGCCGCTTATTAATATCTTCGGAAGTTTCTCCCAGTCATTCTCGATCAATGAGCTGGGAAGGACGCTAAGAGATGCTACAGAAAGCACCATAGACAAAATAGAGACAAAACCTATTATCGTCAACAATTATGAATTGGGAGTAACCGGACAAATTACCAAATGGCTAAACTATGAAGTGACTTCTTATGTGAGCACTTCAAAACTGGGTTACTCTTATGTACAGGGAGTCAACAATGCATTTACCGTTCAGCGTGCTCCGGAAATTATTTATGGTGTAGAAGGATTTTTACATTTTACCCCTACAAAATGGATCAATTTCGGAGGAAGCTACAGCTGGATGGAAGGCGTTACCTCTCCTAAAGATGACGGCGATTATTCAGCAAAAATCAATAACAGCAGAATTTCGGCTCCTAAAGTATTAGCGTATGTTCAGGTAAGACCTACGCAGAACTTATCTGTTGGGTTAGATATGCTTCATTCTTTCGCTCAAAACAGATTTGAGCCCAATGCCAAAGGGCTCTATGTATACGGCGAAGGAAGAGTTCCTGAATACACGGTTTTTAATCTGAAATCAAGCTACGATGTTAATCAAAACTGGAAAGTTTCTTTAGGTATCGAAAATGTATTCAACAAAAATTATCAACCTGCCATTTCGTGGTGGGGAGCCAGAGATACCGACTTCATCAATGCTTTGGGAATGAGAGGAACATTGATGGTGGAATATAAATTTTAA
- a CDS encoding ROK family protein produces the protein MSLIDLSKHVALGIDIGGTNTKFGVVNHRGEVLEKGNLRTDAYDKVEDFIDALYEAVHPLIEKFGTEDNFDGIGVGAPNGNYYTGTIEQAPNLPWKGVIPFGELMKNKFHMPCTITNDANAAAIGEMLFGAARGMKDFIMITLGTGVGSGIVSGGKLIYGHDGFAGELGHTIVKPGGRKHWSTGSEGCLEAYASATGIAITAKKMRAEFPESMLSQYPEEAINSKTVHECALKGDPIAIEVFRYTGQKLGEALANFVMFSSPEAILLFGGVIKAGDFILKPAKLHMERNLLPIFRNKVKLVFSELDEADAAILGASALVWEK, from the coding sequence ATGTCATTAATAGATTTATCAAAACATGTAGCCCTTGGAATTGATATCGGCGGGACGAATACAAAATTTGGGGTAGTAAACCATAGAGGTGAAGTTCTTGAAAAGGGCAATCTGCGTACAGATGCTTATGATAAGGTAGAAGATTTTATCGATGCCCTGTATGAAGCCGTACATCCCCTGATTGAAAAATTTGGTACTGAAGATAATTTTGACGGAATAGGCGTTGGGGCTCCCAACGGAAACTATTACACAGGAACTATTGAGCAGGCTCCCAATTTACCTTGGAAAGGTGTTATTCCTTTCGGTGAATTGATGAAAAATAAATTCCACATGCCATGTACCATTACCAATGATGCGAATGCAGCGGCAATTGGTGAAATGCTTTTCGGAGCAGCAAGAGGCATGAAAGATTTTATCATGATCACTTTGGGAACAGGCGTAGGAAGCGGAATTGTATCTGGTGGAAAATTGATCTACGGACACGACGGTTTTGCCGGAGAATTGGGTCATACCATTGTAAAGCCAGGCGGAAGAAAACACTGGAGCACAGGTTCTGAAGGTTGTCTTGAAGCATATGCATCAGCAACGGGAATTGCGATCACAGCAAAGAAAATGAGAGCCGAATTTCCGGAATCTATGCTAAGCCAATATCCTGAAGAAGCCATCAACTCTAAAACAGTTCACGAATGTGCTTTAAAAGGAGATCCTATTGCGATTGAGGTATTCAGATATACAGGTCAGAAATTAGGTGAAGCATTGGCAAATTTCGTAATGTTCTCTTCACCGGAGGCGATTCTTTTGTTTGGAGGAGTTATTAAGGCGGGAGACTTTATTTTAAAACCTGCAAAACTTCACATGGAAAGAAACCTTCTTCCGATTTTCAGAAATAAAGTAAAATTGGTTTTCAGTGAGCTGGACGAAGCAGATGCTGCCATTTTAGGCGCAAGTGCTTTGGTTTGGGAAAAATAA
- a CDS encoding TonB-dependent siderophore receptor, with protein MKKIIIGAALLTTVLSFAQEKDTVKSSNIEEVVVSGKYYKKYVEKEGSSSMRLDEALIKIPQNISIITARALEDQQVTTLSDGVLRNVAGAQRLEHWGDMYTRVNMRGSRAAAFMNGVNVTSNWGPLSEDMSFVDHIEFIKGPSGFLMSNGEPSGIYNIVTKKPTGQALNGTARVTLGSYNMYRGEADIDSKITDKVAFRLNLMAQNRNSFRDYEFNDRYIINPSLKVNLTDKTTLTAEYIYQKAKMSEVGSAYVFSYDGYATRPQSYTQTDPGIEPTKVDNNTVNINLQHKFNENWKLTSQLTYVNEYTMGSNLWPSSFEGNYMIRRLGYWEGDNTMKFGQVFLNGSVKTGVVSHKILAGLDLGSKKYMADWSQGYNLDKFNADGDYRAPTATDPGNTVADYRYWYNLNTNNYDINGTGAYYGPNNSSTYKPFDKSTPLSVRAGSGSSIEQNYTGLYLQDELGFFNDALRVTLAARYTNVKEVNYGTKSEADKITPRVGISYSIDENLSVYGLYDQSFVPQAAVFRDGSTVKPITGNNMEIGVKKDWFGGKWNTTFSAYNIIKNNATVSDPTNAPGEPFSILLGKTRVQGVEFDLKGEITRGFNVIFNYAFTENKVTESNDPVNNPVGMKVPGYAKHTANGWLNYTFTDNILEGFGLSFGGTYLAGRSSWNWANTGNQQNMGDYVKFDAGASWENTKFRVGLNVFNVFNRYLYSGSPYGSYYYYQAEAPRNFRLSIGYKF; from the coding sequence ATGAAGAAAATTATCATTGGTGCTGCTTTGCTTACAACCGTTTTGTCTTTTGCCCAAGAAAAAGATACTGTAAAATCTTCTAATATTGAAGAGGTTGTTGTCAGCGGGAAATATTACAAAAAATATGTAGAAAAAGAAGGTTCTTCTTCTATGCGACTTGACGAAGCTTTAATTAAAATACCTCAAAATATTTCAATTATTACAGCCAGGGCATTAGAAGATCAGCAGGTAACCACTTTGAGCGACGGTGTTTTGAGAAACGTGGCAGGAGCTCAGAGATTAGAGCACTGGGGAGATATGTATACGAGAGTAAACATGAGAGGTTCCAGAGCTGCAGCATTCATGAATGGGGTAAACGTTACCTCTAACTGGGGACCTCTAAGTGAAGATATGTCTTTCGTAGATCATATCGAATTCATTAAAGGACCATCAGGATTCTTAATGTCAAACGGAGAGCCAAGTGGTATTTATAATATTGTTACCAAAAAACCAACCGGGCAAGCGCTGAATGGAACGGCAAGAGTAACACTTGGAAGCTACAATATGTACAGAGGTGAGGCAGATATTGATTCTAAAATCACGGATAAAGTAGCTTTCAGACTGAACTTAATGGCTCAGAACAGAAACAGTTTCAGAGACTATGAATTCAATGACAGATATATCATTAATCCTTCATTAAAAGTAAATCTTACTGACAAAACAACTTTAACAGCTGAATATATCTACCAAAAGGCAAAAATGTCAGAGGTAGGTTCTGCTTATGTTTTCAGCTATGACGGGTATGCAACGAGACCTCAAAGCTATACGCAAACAGATCCGGGAATTGAACCTACGAAAGTTGACAATAATACCGTAAATATCAATTTACAGCATAAATTCAACGAAAACTGGAAACTGACTTCCCAATTAACGTATGTGAATGAATACACGATGGGAAGCAACCTTTGGCCAAGCAGTTTTGAAGGAAACTATATGATCCGTCGTTTAGGATATTGGGAAGGCGATAATACCATGAAATTTGGTCAGGTTTTCTTAAACGGTTCTGTAAAAACAGGTGTTGTTTCTCATAAAATCTTAGCTGGCTTGGATTTGGGAAGCAAAAAATATATGGCGGACTGGTCTCAGGGATATAATCTTGATAAATTTAATGCTGACGGAGATTACAGAGCTCCAACAGCAACAGATCCAGGAAATACAGTTGCCGATTACAGGTATTGGTATAATCTGAATACAAATAATTATGATATCAACGGTACTGGAGCGTACTATGGTCCTAATAATTCAAGCACTTATAAACCTTTCGACAAAAGTACTCCTCTTTCTGTAAGAGCAGGATCTGGAAGTTCTATTGAGCAAAATTATACAGGTCTATATTTGCAGGATGAATTAGGATTTTTCAATGATGCTTTAAGAGTAACATTAGCAGCTCGTTATACGAACGTTAAGGAAGTAAACTACGGAACGAAATCTGAAGCAGACAAAATAACGCCTCGTGTGGGTATTAGTTATTCTATTGACGAAAATCTATCCGTTTATGGTTTATATGATCAGTCATTTGTTCCTCAGGCTGCTGTTTTCAGAGATGGAAGCACAGTAAAGCCAATTACCGGAAACAATATGGAAATTGGGGTGAAAAAAGACTGGTTCGGAGGAAAATGGAATACGACCTTCTCTGCATATAATATCATTAAAAACAATGCTACAGTGAGTGATCCAACTAACGCTCCAGGCGAACCGTTTTCAATTCTTCTGGGTAAGACCAGAGTTCAGGGAGTCGAATTTGATTTAAAAGGAGAGATCACCAGAGGATTTAATGTGATCTTCAACTATGCATTTACAGAGAACAAAGTAACAGAATCTAATGATCCGGTAAATAATCCAGTAGGAATGAAAGTTCCGGGTTATGCAAAACATACGGCTAACGGTTGGTTAAACTATACATTTACAGATAATATTTTAGAAGGTTTCGGGCTAAGCTTTGGAGGAACTTACCTTGCGGGAAGAAGCAGCTGGAATTGGGCTAATACAGGTAACCAACAAAATATGGGTGATTATGTAAAATTCGATGCGGGTGCTTCTTGGGAAAATACAAAATTCCGAGTAGGTCTGAATGTATTTAATGTATTCAACAGATATTTATACTCTGGTTCTCCATACGGAAGCTACTACTATTACCAGGCAGAAGCTCCAAGAAACTTCAGACTTTCAATAGGATATAAATTTTAA